A section of the Oryzias melastigma strain HK-1 linkage group LG2, ASM292280v2, whole genome shotgun sequence genome encodes:
- the LOC112142000 gene encoding protein SON isoform X2: protein MAANIEQIFQDFILKKIREIEDQSGDPAAEGEGGGERAKADRTPRDPEQQRPPQKKHKKHKKHKSKKKRRNREERSSSESGTDPERNAEQRRTSSSEKKEEGEDHGGKSSRRKQHSTRKKKKKKKRRGGDSSSDSDSELAPKQKEVEEGRSLPAALPDIIPKQDSYSKRSEEASGRSCCSPQVHSCSQTRTSEPRSRSRSPSGPECHRTGSSSSEKRRDLEDQGLQGSSASLPPPHGNADGAEEELPAEAPAAVKQTQKRDSKPAPEPEVLQSKPSESSRSSSAAAKHQTKKRRNHSPQRSSDGRTSKRHKRSRSPHRRSRKRSRRRSKSRSSSRGRKSRSRSPSRSKRSRSRSPSGRRKTRSKSPSGRRRSRSRSPSGRRRSRSRSAERRRRSRSRSRRRVGYSQRDRWKREPSHSPVVILRKNRSPARKERSRSKSPKRISELDKEQLLEIAKANAAAMCVKAGMPVPASLRTTALPLALPSMAMNAAMASMTAATVTAALSNMGTLSSLLSLPSTNKPAAAPGQCSAAALEEVKKKVAKQANSLSIKEFTDKCRMIVDSSGELPVAVPHVSDDEDDAKPLAAIQQKVINININNATLRPTVRSDAGKAKEFPVSSGSQHRKKEGEALSAYGEWVPVERTAEKATAAPKKPPSNLLPVKSSPAEPSAAPLDSEQAARSVESDSVFPDLPAQPVDITQAVAERIKAQRRLAENPNDISAMCMLSRAQEQVDAWAQSSSVPGLFTGSTGAQVLSSEELSSSGPQAWLKKDQFLRAAPVSGGVGEFLMRKMGWKTGEGLGRNREGTVDPIVIDFKVDRKGLVAEGEKPQKQTGGLVVTKDMMGKHPVSALIELCNKRRIMQPDFVLVHHSGPDHRKNFLFKVTVNGEDFQPQTASPNKKHAKAMAATVALQALGEVPADGPGLYTGPVFTAASTGPLFST from the exons ATGGCGGCCAACATAGAACAAATCTTCCAGGATTTTATTCTGAAGAAGATCCGAGAGATCGAGGACCAAAGCGGCGACCCCGC TGCGGAGGGAGAAGGAGGCGGTGAAAGGGCCAAGGCCGACAGGACCCCCCGGGACCCCGAGCAGCAGAGACCCCCCCAGAAGAAACACAAGAAGCACAAGAAACACAAGAgcaagaagaagaggaggaaccGGGAGGAGCGCAGCAGCTCCGAGTCTGGAACCGACCCGGAGAGGAACGCTGAGCAAAG AAGAACGTCGTCCTCTGAGAAGAAGGAAGAAG GGGAGGATCATGGCGGCAAGTCCTCGCGCCGCAAGCAGCACTCCACGcgcaagaagaagaagaagaaaaagaggagggGCGGAGACAGCTCGTCTGACTCCGACTCCGAGTTGGCGCCAAAGCAGAAGGAGGTGGAAGAGGGGCGGAGCTTACCGGCGGCGCTGCCCGATATAATCCCCAAGCAG GACAGCTACAGTAAGCGCAGTGAGGAAGCGAGTGGGCGGAGCTGTTGCTCTCCTCAGGTCCACTCCTGCTCCCAGACAAGAACCTCGGAGCCTCGCTCCAGGAGCAGGTCCCCGTCCGGGCCGGAGTGTCATCGTACCGGTTCCAG CTCCTCTGAGAAGAGGAGGGATCTGGAGGATCAGGGCCTCCAGGGTTCCTCCGCCAGCCTCCCGCCTCCTCACGGGAACGCTGACGGAGCTGAAGAAGAGCTGCCGGCGGAGGCGCCAGCCGCGGTCAAACAAACCCAGAAACGAG ACTCTAAACCGGCTCCAGAGCCAGAGGTCCTCCAGTCTAAACCTTCAGAGAGCTCCAGGTCCAGTTCAGCCGCCGCCAAGCATCAGACCAAGAAGAGGAGGAACCATTCTCCTCAGAGGAGCAGCGATGGAAGGACTTCAAAGAGACACAAAAGGTCCAGGTCTCCCCACAGGCGGAGCAGGAAGAGGTCCAGGAGGAGGTCCAAGTCCAGGAGCTCGTCAAGGGGAAGGAAGTCCAGATCCAGGAGTCCGTCCCGGAGTAAAAGGTCCAGATCCAGGAGTCCGTCTGGCAGGAGGAAGACCAGATCCAAAAGTCCATCGGGGAGAAGGAGATCCAGATCCAGGAGTCCATCTGGCAGGAGGAGGTCCAGATCCAG GTCGGCGGAGCGGAGGCGGCGGTCGCGCTCCCGCAGCCGGCGGAGGGTCGGCTACAGCCAGAGGGACCGCTGGAAACGCGAGCCGAGTCACTCCCCCGTGGTCATCCTCCGGAAAAACAGGTCCCCCGCACGCAAGGAGAGGAGCCGCAGCAAGAGCCCCAAACGGATCAGCGAGCTGG ATAAGGAGCAGTTGTTGGAAATCGCCAAAGCCAACGCCGCCGCCATGTGTGTGAAGGCCGGGATGCCGGTCCCCGCCAGCCTCAGGACCACGGCGCTGCCCCTGGCTCTGCCCAGCATGGCCATGAACGCCGCCATGGCCAGCATGACAGCAG CCACGGTGACGGCCGCCCTGTCCAACATGGGGACTCTGTCGTCACTGCTCTCGCTGCCGTCCACCAACAAGCCGGCGGCGGCGCCGGGCCAGTGCTCCGCCGCTGCTTtggaggaggtgaagaagaaggTGGCAAAGCAGGCCAACAGCCTCAGCATCAAGGAGTTCACCGAC AAATGCAGGATGATCGTGGACAGCTCCGGGGAGCTGCCGGTCGCTGTACCCCACGTGTCCGACGACGAGGATGACGCCAAACCGCTAGCTGCGATTCAGCAAAAAGTCATCAACATCAACATTAAC AACGCCACTCTTCGTCCCACGGTGCGCAGCGATGCAGGAAAGGCCAAAGAGTTCCCGGTGTCTTCAGGGTCCCAGCATCGAAAAAAG GAGGGGGAGGCACTGAGCGCCTACGGGGAGTGGGTTCCAGTGGAGCGGACGGCTGAGAAGGCCACAGCGGCGCCCAAAAAGCCCCCATCAAACCTTCTTCCCGTGAAGTCCAGCCCGGCAGAGCCGTCCGCGGCGCCGCTGGACTCCGAGCAGGCGGCGAGGAGCGTGGAGAGCGACAGCGTGTTTCCTGACTTACCTGCGCAG CCCGTAGACATCACTCAGGCTGTAGCAGAGAGGATCAAGGCTCAGAGGAGGCTGGCCGAGAACCCCAACGACATCAGCGCCATGTGCATGCTGAGCCGGGCTCAAGAGCAG GTGGACGCGTGGGCCCAGTCCAGCAGCGTCCCGGGTCTCTTCACCGGCTCTACCGGAGCGCAGGTCCTCAGCTCCGAGGAGCTGTCCAGCAGCGGTCCTCAGGCGTGGTTGAAGAAG GACCAGTTCCTCAGGGCAGCGCCGGTCTCCGGCGGCGTGGGCGAGTTCCTGATGAGGAAGATGGGCTGGAAGACCGGAGAGGGGCTGGGAAGGAACCGCGAGGGAACCGTGGACCCGATCGTCATCGACTTCAAGGTGGACCGAAAAG GTCTGGttgctgaaggagaaaaaccACAGAAGCAGACGGGGGGGCTGGTGGTGACCAAGGACATGATGG GGAAGCATCCGGTGTCGGCGCTCATCGAGTTGTGTAACAAACGGAGAATCATGCAGCCGGACTTCGTCTTGGTTCATCACAGCGGACCGGACCACCGCAAGAACTTCCTGTTCAAG GTCACCGTCAACGGCGAGGACTTCCAGCCTCAGACTGCCAGCCCCAACAAGAAGCACGCCAAAGCCATGGCCGCCACGGTGGCGCTGCAGGCTCTGGGGGAG GTTCCCGCCGATGGACCGGGACTCTACACCGGCCCGGTCTTCACCGCCGCCTCCACCGGTCCGCTCTTCTCCACGTAG